Proteins found in one Vallitalea guaymasensis genomic segment:
- a CDS encoding DUF5703 domain-containing protein: protein MLDTKNYFGTEDFKGYWHENKKIIYNKRPKESWQCMPIGTGKTGAVVFVPDEGICLQINHGGSFDSDGNLPALLRVNLEIDGKPFVDAKNYKQILSLEKGMVTICADTPDGIVKAEFIAHQELDVISIYIEDMRNNHGEVSICPLFWRQGVSQTFIDNMMFYTETNICSSFNEINFQSGVMNNNLSDPLKDLSYGTAVWVDKADSNNLPMKRVMSRKARILIAADSGKYSKDTLVKTLKNKIDRASTISLDKFRNSHFNWWKNFWARSEFELKKDSKLQPVRAIWHLNRYFTASSMAGQLPPKFNGSIFLYDYDRRHWGGAYWFQNTRLQYWPLFKCGDLDYIMPFFDMYINALEYAKERTLSLYGHKGAIYLETMHSWGGSRIGDSRNGKGVVNNYIKNYFTGSLELLMMMLEYYRYTQDSSFVTNKMLPVADEIILFFFTHFPIRDGKLFLEKSAALETWWEADNPSDQIAGLRAVIPKLINTAIKHGYDNSTINRWKNYLELLPELPRGANWFNKIVKKYNYQGYDGTWRKPETGNALMPAENVHHLNKRNYEDPELYALWPFGLFGKSLPDYSSALLTFNNRIHEEPSNGWSQTAVWAARLGLADETSKLLLKQYRYASVFPGGMMFSPGNIVPHRPDIPECGYFDTIGVMTTAINEMLLQDYTDQSEILPAWPKDEFVYFKLHSKSGKVVEKTYNPK from the coding sequence ATGTTGGATACTAAAAATTATTTTGGAACTGAGGATTTCAAGGGCTATTGGCATGAGAATAAAAAGATTATATATAATAAACGTCCAAAAGAAAGCTGGCAATGTATGCCTATCGGTACCGGTAAAACTGGAGCTGTAGTTTTTGTACCTGATGAAGGAATATGCTTACAGATAAACCATGGCGGGAGCTTTGATAGTGATGGTAATCTTCCTGCTCTACTTAGGGTCAACCTAGAGATAGATGGTAAGCCATTTGTTGATGCAAAGAACTACAAACAAATATTATCATTAGAAAAGGGTATGGTGACTATATGTGCTGATACACCTGATGGAATAGTGAAAGCCGAATTCATAGCTCATCAAGAATTGGATGTTATCTCTATCTATATAGAAGATATGAGAAATAATCATGGTGAAGTAAGTATATGTCCTCTATTTTGGAGGCAAGGTGTTTCACAAACTTTTATAGATAATATGATGTTTTATACAGAAACCAACATCTGCTCTTCTTTTAATGAAATCAACTTCCAATCTGGTGTGATGAATAACAATTTATCAGACCCATTGAAAGATTTGTCTTATGGTACAGCAGTATGGGTAGATAAAGCTGATTCAAATAATTTACCTATGAAAAGAGTTATGTCAAGGAAAGCAAGAATATTGATTGCCGCAGATTCGGGCAAGTATTCAAAAGATACTTTAGTCAAGACTTTGAAAAATAAGATAGATAGGGCTTCAACTATTTCCTTAGATAAGTTTAGAAATTCTCATTTCAACTGGTGGAAAAATTTCTGGGCTAGAAGTGAATTTGAACTGAAAAAAGATTCAAAGCTACAGCCTGTCAGAGCAATTTGGCACTTAAACCGTTACTTTACTGCATCATCCATGGCAGGTCAATTGCCCCCAAAATTTAATGGTTCAATTTTCCTATATGATTATGACCGAAGACACTGGGGAGGAGCTTATTGGTTCCAAAATACACGACTTCAATACTGGCCTTTATTCAAATGTGGTGATTTAGACTATATCATGCCCTTTTTTGATATGTACATAAATGCTTTGGAATATGCCAAGGAAAGAACACTTTCATTATATGGGCATAAAGGAGCTATATATCTGGAAACCATGCATTCTTGGGGTGGAAGCCGAATTGGAGATAGTAGAAATGGTAAAGGAGTTGTAAATAATTATATCAAAAATTATTTTACAGGCTCGTTAGAGTTATTAATGATGATGCTTGAATATTACCGCTATACACAAGACAGCTCTTTTGTTACTAATAAAATGTTACCAGTAGCTGATGAAATAATACTTTTCTTCTTTACTCATTTTCCTATTAGGGATGGAAAATTGTTCTTGGAAAAATCTGCTGCTCTAGAAACGTGGTGGGAAGCAGATAATCCTAGTGATCAAATTGCAGGATTAAGAGCAGTTATTCCTAAACTGATTAATACAGCTATTAAGCATGGATATGACAACTCGACAATTAATAGATGGAAAAACTATCTTGAGTTATTACCTGAACTACCTAGAGGTGCAAACTGGTTCAATAAGATTGTTAAAAAATATAATTATCAAGGATATGATGGTACTTGGAGAAAACCAGAAACAGGTAATGCACTGATGCCTGCCGAAAACGTTCATCATCTTAATAAGAGAAACTATGAAGACCCTGAATTATATGCTCTTTGGCCTTTCGGTCTTTTTGGTAAATCTTTACCTGATTATTCTTCTGCTCTGCTTACATTTAATAATCGTATTCATGAAGAACCTTCTAATGGATGGTCACAGACTGCTGTCTGGGCTGCACGTTTGGGACTTGCAGATGAAACCTCTAAGCTGTTGTTGAAGCAGTACAGATATGCATCTGTATTTCCTGGTGGGATGATGTTCTCACCTGGTAATATAGTTCCTCATAGACCTGATATACCTGAATGTGGCTATTTTGATACTATTGGTGTGATGACTACTGCAATTAATGAAATGCTTTTACAAGACTATACAGACCAATCAGAGATATTACCTGCTTGGCCGAAAGATGAATTTGTTTATTTCAAGCTTCATTCTAAATCTGGAAAAGTAGTTGAAAAAACTTACAATCCCAAATAA